A genomic segment from Tessaracoccus defluvii encodes:
- a CDS encoding IS30 family transposase, with product MEATLQVDERFSGVTQRRPLTAHDRAEISTGLKAGWGIRRIAVHLDRAPSVISREVRRNATKTCGYRVVRADVEAQRRRRRPQTRKIDADPVLRARVLGDLKRSRTPRQIAGRLRLEATDPTVETMVHSTPADGAQVSHEAIYRFIYALPKGELARNSVMLRSKRTSRKPRSKEGRGAPIVAMVSIDDRPADVPERRIPGAWEGDLIIGAHGKSAAATLVERVTRFTVICGLPEGKKAVAVADTVAERMWPFPEVLRTSLTWDQGTEMAEHARLTAAVNLPVYFAHPRSPWERGTNENTNGLIREYLPKGTYITSNQAYLDAIADELNDRPRASLGFYTPREKFEALLAADVASTN from the coding sequence GTGGAAGCAACACTGCAGGTTGATGAGAGGTTCTCCGGCGTGACGCAACGACGACCACTGACCGCCCACGACAGGGCCGAGATCTCCACAGGTCTGAAGGCCGGCTGGGGTATCCGACGGATCGCGGTCCACCTTGACCGGGCCCCGTCCGTCATCAGCCGTGAAGTCCGTCGTAACGCCACCAAGACCTGCGGCTACCGCGTGGTCCGAGCCGACGTCGAGGCCCAGCGCCGCCGCCGACGCCCCCAGACCCGCAAAATCGATGCCGACCCGGTACTGCGGGCCCGCGTGCTGGGCGACCTGAAACGATCCCGAACACCACGCCAGATCGCTGGACGGTTGCGTCTGGAGGCCACTGACCCCACTGTGGAGACCATGGTCCACTCCACACCCGCTGATGGTGCTCAGGTCTCCCATGAGGCGATCTACCGGTTCATCTACGCCCTCCCCAAGGGCGAGCTGGCCCGTAACTCGGTGATGCTCAGGTCCAAGCGCACCAGCCGTAAACCACGCTCAAAGGAAGGGCGCGGAGCGCCGATCGTCGCGATGGTCTCGATCGATGACCGGCCCGCTGACGTCCCCGAACGCAGGATCCCCGGCGCGTGGGAGGGAGACCTGATCATCGGTGCCCACGGCAAATCAGCGGCAGCCACGCTGGTTGAACGCGTCACCCGTTTCACAGTCATCTGCGGCCTTCCCGAAGGGAAGAAAGCCGTCGCGGTAGCCGACACGGTGGCCGAGCGGATGTGGCCCTTCCCTGAGGTACTACGAACCTCGCTGACCTGGGACCAGGGCACAGAGATGGCCGAGCATGCCCGGTTGACCGCTGCTGTGAACCTGCCTGTCTACTTCGCCCATCCCCGCTCGCCATGGGAACGGGGCACCAACGAAAACACCAACGGCCTGATCCGGGAGTACCTACCCAAGGGGACCTACATCACCAGCAACCAGGCCTACCTCGACGCGATCGCTGATGAACTCAACGACCGCCCCCGAGCATCCCTTGGCTTCTACACCCCAAGAGAAAAATTCGAAGCCCTCCTCGCAGCCGATGTTGCTTCGACGAATTGA
- a CDS encoding flavin reductase family protein, with the protein MSAAHPFLPPPGLRNQARRLRGRLPAPVTVWTSAVDGRRDGWTISSVLVADGEPAELVALVDEDCDWWPLFRGTGLATVNVLGPGQGWVSDVFARLAPSPGGPFRTGTWADDPHGPRLEGAAAWAAVRLIDAEPPHAGWGLLVRSVIERIDFAEDVPPLRHQDGHYR; encoded by the coding sequence GTGAGCGCCGCCCATCCGTTCCTGCCGCCGCCGGGGCTGCGGAACCAGGCTCGTCGCCTGCGCGGAAGACTCCCGGCCCCTGTCACCGTGTGGACGAGCGCCGTCGACGGGCGCCGTGACGGCTGGACGATCTCGTCGGTCCTAGTGGCCGACGGCGAGCCCGCCGAACTGGTCGCGCTCGTCGACGAGGACTGCGACTGGTGGCCGCTGTTCCGCGGGACGGGGCTGGCCACCGTCAACGTGCTCGGCCCCGGTCAGGGGTGGGTCTCCGACGTCTTCGCCCGGCTGGCGCCGTCGCCCGGCGGGCCCTTCAGGACCGGAACCTGGGCCGATGACCCACATGGCCCCCGGTTGGAGGGCGCTGCGGCCTGGGCAGCGGTCAGGCTGATCGACGCAGAGCCGCCCCACGCGGGCTGGGGCCTGCTGGTGCGTTCAGTGATCGAACGGATCGACTTCGCCGAGGACGTCCCGCCCCTGCGACACCAGGACGGCCACTA